A stretch of the Elephas maximus indicus isolate mEleMax1 chromosome 3, mEleMax1 primary haplotype, whole genome shotgun sequence genome encodes the following:
- the SF3A2 gene encoding splicing factor 3A subunit 2: MDFQHRPGGKTGSGGVASSSESNRDRRERLRQLALETIDINKDPYFMKNHLGSYECKLCLTLHNNEGSYLAHTQGKKHQTNLARRAAKEAKEAPAQPAPEKVKVEVKKFVKIGRPGYKVTKQRDTEVGQQSLLFQIDYPEIAEGVMPRHRFMSAYEQRIEPPDRRWQYLLMAAEPYETIAFKVPSREIDKAEGKFWTHWNRETKQFFLQFHFKMEKPPAPPSLPAGPPGVKRPPPPLMNGLPPRPPLPEALPPPPPGGLPLPPMPPTGPAPTGPPGPPQLPPPAPGVHPPTPVVHPPTSGVHPPAPGVHPPAPGVHPPAPGVHPPAPGVHPPPSAGVHPQAPGVHPPTAGVHPQPPGVHPPTPAVHPQAPGVHPPAPGVHPAGPGVHPQAPGVHPQAPGVHPQAPGVHPQAPGVHPQAPGVHPQAPGVHPPAPGVHPQAPGVHPQPPGVHPPAPGVHPSNPGVHPPTPMPPMLRPPLPSDGPGSLPPPPPGN, from the exons ATGGACTTCCAGCACCGACCCGGGGGCAAGACCGGGAGTGGGGGCGTGGCCTCCTCCTCTGAGAGCAACCGGGACCGCAGGGAGCGCCTGCGGCAGCTGGCCCTTGAGACCATTGACATCAACAAG GACCCGTACTTTATGAAGAACCACCTGGGCTCCTATGAGTGCAAGCTCTGCCTGACACTCCACAACAATGAG GGCAGCTACCTAGCGCACACCCAAGGGAAGAAGCATCAGACCAACTT GGCCCGGCGAGCCGCCAAGGAAGCCAAGGAGGCCCCGGCCCAGCCCGCACCAGAGAAGGTCAAGGTTGAGGTGAAGAAGTTTGTGAAGATCGGCCGCCCCGGTTACAAAG TGACCAAGCAGAGGGACACAGAGGTGGGCCAGCAGAGTCTCCTCTTCCAG ATCGACTACCCGGAGATTGCCGAGGGTGTCATGCCACGCCACCGCTTCATGTCTGCCTACGAGCAGAGGATCGAGCCCCCAGACAGGCGCTGGCAGTACCTGCTGATGGCTGCCGAGCCCTACGAGACTATCGCCTTCAAG GTGCCAAGCAGGGAGATCGACAAGGCCGAGGGCAAGTTCTGGACCCACTGGAACCGGGAGACCAAGCAG TTCTTCCTGCAGTTCCACTTCAAGATGGAGAAGCCCCCTGCACCACCCAGCCTCCCCGCCGGGCCTCCAGGGGTGAAGCGGCCCCCACCACCCTTGATGAATGGACTGCCCCCACGGCCACCGCTGCCTGAGGCCTTACCCCCTCCCCCGCCTGGAGGCCTGCCCCTGCCACCCATGCCACCCACGGGGCCTGCACCCACTGGGCCCCCAGGGCCCCCCCAGCTGCCCCCGCCAGCCCCTGGGGTCCACCCCCCTACCCCAGTGGTTCACCCACCAACCTCTGGGGTCCACCCCCCAGCACCAGGGGTCCATCCTCCAGCCCCAGGGGTTCACCCCCCAGCCCCAGGGGTCCACCCTCCAGCCCCAGGGGTCCATCCTCCGCCATCTGCCGGAGTTCACCCCCAGGCCCCAGGAGTGCACCCACCAACTGCTGGAGTTCACCCTCAGCCTCCAGGGGTACACCCACCCACTCCTGCTGTTCACCCCCAGGCTCCCGGGGTGCACCCACCTGCTCCCGGGGTCCACCCAGCAGGCCCAGGAGTTCACCCTCAGGCTCCTGGGGTCCACCCTCAGGCCCCGGGGGTCCACCCTCAGGCCCCGGGGGTCCACCCTCAGGCCCCGGGGGTCCACCCTCAGGCCCCGGGGGTCCATCCTCAGGCTCCAGGGGTCCACCCACCAGCCCCAGGAGTTCACCCTCAGGCTCCGGGGGTCCACCCCCAGCCTCCGGGGGTCCACCCTCCTGCTCCTGGGGTGCACCCCTCAAATCCTGGAGTGCACCCCCCAACTCCCATGCCCCCGATGCTGAGGCCCCCTCTCCCCTCCGATGGCCCTGGgagcctccctccccctcccccgggCAACTGA
- the PLEKHJ1 gene encoding pleckstrin homology domain-containing family J member 1, producing the protein MRYNEKQLQALSRQPAEMAAELGMRGPKKGSVVKRRLVKLVVNFLFYFRTDEAEPIGALVLEHCRVNREEPSGFSITFVEDTERKYHFQCCSENQCQEWIEALRRASYEFMRRSLVFYRNEIQKMTGKDPLEQFGISEETRFQLSSLKA; encoded by the exons ATGCGCTACAACGAGAAGCAGCTGCAGGCGCTATCCCGGCAGCCGGCCGAGATGGCGGCCGAGCTGGGCATGCGGGGCCCCAAGAAGGGCAGCG TGGTGAAGCGGCGGCTGGTGAAGCTGGTGGtcaatttccttttctatttccGGACGGACGAGGCCGAG CCCATCGGAGCCCTGGTACTGGAGCACTGCCGAGTCAACCGGGAAGAGCCCAGCGGCTTCTCCATCA CCTTCGTGGAGGACACGGAGAGGAAGTACCATTTTCAGTGCTGCAGTGAGAACCAGTGTCAGGAGTGGATTGAGGCGCTGCGCCGGGCCAG CTACGAGTTCATGCGGAGGAGCCTTGTCTTCTACAGAAACGAGATCCAGAAGATGACAGGCAAG GATCCCCTGGAGCAGTTTGGCATCTCTGAGGAGACCCGGTTCCAGCTGAGCAGCTTGAAGGCATGA
- the OAZ1 gene encoding LOW QUALITY PROTEIN: ornithine decarboxylase antizyme 1 (The sequence of the model RefSeq protein was modified relative to this genomic sequence to represent the inferred CDS: deleted 1 base in 1 codon), translating to MVKSSLQRILNSHCFAREKEGNKPSTTIHASSTMPLLSLHSRGGRSSESSRVPLNCCRNLGPGPRWCSDAPHPPLKIPGGRGNSQRDHNLSANLFYSDNRLNVTEELASNDKTRILNVQTRLTEAKHITWRAVLSSSSLYIEIPGGALPEGSKDSFAVLLEFAEEQLHVDHVFVCFHRNRDDRAALLRTFSFLGFEIVRPGHPLVPKRPDACFMVYTLERDSSEEE from the exons ATGGTGAAATCCTCCCTGCAGCGGATCCTCAACAGCCACTGCTTCGccagagagaaggaagggaataAACCCAGTACCACCATCCACGCCAGCAGCACCATGCCGCTCCTCAGCCTGCACAGCCGCGGCGGCCGCAGCAGCGAGAG ttccagGGTTCCCCTCAATTGCTGTCGTAACCTGGGTCCGGGGCCTCGGTGGTGCTCC GATGCCCCTCACCCACCCCTGAAGATCCCAGGTGGGCGAGGGAATAGTCAGAGGGATCACAATCTTTCAGCTAATTTATTTTACTCT GATAATCGGCTGAATGTAACAGAGGAACTAGCGTCTAACGACAAGACGAGAATCCTTAACGTCCAGACCAGGCTCACCGAGGCCAAACACATCACCTGGAGAGCTGTGCTGAGCAGCAGCAGCCTCTACATCGAGATCCCAGGCGGTGCCCTGCCAGAGGGGAGCAAAGACAG TTTCGCAGTTCTCCTCGAGTTCGCCGAGGAGCAGCTTCACGTGGACCACGTCTTCGTCTGCTTCCACAGGAACAGGGATGACAGAG CCGCGTTGCTCCGTACCTTCAGCTTTTTGGGCTTTGAGATTGTGAGACCGGGGCATCCCCTTGTCCCCAAGAGACCCGACGCCTGCTTCATGGTCTACACGCTTGAGAGAGACTCCTCGGAGGAGGAGTAG
- the AMH gene encoding muellerian-inhibiting factor, translating into MPASPLLSHLALVLAALGAALGAGTPGQEALSTPALSEDLALGPRGLIFSEDWAWLPPNSPEDPLCLVTLGRGGNGSGAPLQVVGALGSYEQAFLEAVHSAHWGPRDLATFGLCTPGEGQAALAPLQQLGTWLRDPRGQRLVILHLEEVMWEPTPSLRFQEPLPGGASYLELALLVLYPGAGPMATVTGAGLPGAQGLCPSQNTRYLVLVVDHPESAWRRPGLTLTLKPRGHGAPLGTAQLQALLFGANPRCFTRMTPALLLLPPWPRPTPLPAQGSVDTVPFPPPRPSQQPEAPRSADPFLETLTRLVRALRGPPGRVSPPPLTLDPGALAAFPQDLVNLSDPTALKRLLDGEEPLLLLRPPPAADAAEGDAAPVPGPTGEAPWAAGLARRVAAELQAAAAELRGLPGLPPAAAPLLARLLALCPGIASGDGPARPLRALLLLKALQGLRAEWRSRDRRERPQRSAGVAPGGDGPCALRELSVDLRAESSVLIPETYQANNCQGACRWPQSDRNPHYGNHVVLLLKMQARGTALARPPCCVPTAYAGKVLISLSEERISAHHVPNMVATECGCR; encoded by the exons ATGCCTGCCTCACCGCTTCTCTCTCATCTGGCCCTGGTGCTGGCGGCCTTGGGGGCTGCACTGGGGGCTGGAACCCCCGGACAAGAGGCCCTGAGCACCCCAGCGCTCTCTGAGGACCTGGCCTTGGGCCCCAGGGGCCTCATCTTCAGTGAGGACTGGGCCTGGCTGCCCCCGAACAGCCCTGAGGACCCCCTGTGCCTGGTGACACTGGGCAGGGGTGGCAATGGGAGTGGTGCCCCCTTGCAGGTGGTGGGCGCCCTGGGCAGCTACGAGCAGGCCTTCCTGGAAGCCGTGCACAGTGCCCACTGGGGCCCCCGCGATCTGGCCACCTTTGGGCTCTGTACCCCTGGTGAAGGGCAGGCAGCCCTGGCTCCACTGCAGCAGCTGGGCACGTggctcagggaccccagaggGCAGCGCCTGGTGATCCTGCACCTGGAGGAAG TGATGTGGGAGCCCACGCCATCGCTCAGGTTCCAGGAACCCCTGCCTGGAGGAGCCAGCTACCTGGAACTGGCGCTGCTGGTGCTGTACCCCGGGGCAGGCCCCATGGCCACCGTCACAGGGGCTGGGCTGCCAGGCGCCCAG ggcctctgcccatCCCAGAACACCCGCTACCTGGTGCTGGTCGTGGACCACCCAGAGAGTGCCTGGCGCAGGCCCGGGCTGACATTGACCCTGAAGCCACGTGGACACG GCGCCCCCCTGGGCACGGCCCAGCTGCAGGCGCTGCTGTTTGGTGCCAACCCGCGCTGCTTCACAAGGATGACCCCcgctctgctgctgctgccgccttGGCCCCGGCCCACGCCACTGCCTGCACAGGGCTCAGTGGACACTGTGCCCTTCCCGCCACCCAG GCCATCCCAGCAGCCGGAGGCGCCGCGCAGCGCAGACCCCTTCCTGGAGACGCTCACGCGCCTGGTGCGCGCGCTGCGGGGCCCCCCGGGCCGGGTCTCGCCGCCGCCCCTGACCCTGGACCCAGGTGCGTTGGCCGCCTTCCCGCAGGACCTCGTCAACCTGTCGGACCCCACGGCGCTAAAGCGCCTGCTGGACGGCGAGgagccgctgctgctgctgcggcCACCGCCCGCCGCCGACGCCGCCGAGGGGGACGCTGCGCCTGTGCCGGGCCCCACGGGGGAGGCGCCGTGGGCGGCGGGCCTGGCGCGCCGCGTGGCCGCCGAGCTGCAGGCGGCGGCCGCCGAGCTGCGGGGCCTCCCGGGGCTCCCGCCAGCCGCCGCGCCACTGCTGGCGCGCCTGCTGGCGCTGTGCCCGGGGATCGCCAGCGGGGACGGCCCCGCGCGGCCGCTGCGCGCGCTGCTGCTCCTGAAGGCGCTGCAGGGCCTGCGCGCAGAATGGCGCTCGCGCGATAGGCGCGAGCGACCCCAGCGCAGCGCGGGGGTGGCACCCGGCGGTGACGGGCCATGCGCGCTGCGCGAGCTTAGCGTGGACCTGCGCGCGGAGAGCTCCGTGCTCATCCCCGAGACCTACCAGGCCAACAACTGCCAGGGCGCGTGCAGGTGGCCGCAGTCCGACCGCAACCCGCACTACGGCAACCACGTGGTGCTGCTGCTCAAGATGCAGGCGCGCGGCACCGCCCTGGCGCGGCCGCCCTGCTGCGTGCCCACTGCCTACGCTGGCAAGGTGCTCATCAGCCTGTCGGAGGAGCGCATCAGCGCGCACCACGTGCCCAACATGGTGGCCACCGAGTGCGGTTGCCGGTGA
- the JSRP1 gene encoding junctional sarcoplasmic reticulum protein 1 yields MKQQPQVTQQQPGVLQWGTLCSSLLLAPPPLLSAVAGADWSTLPPPATCPCLSRGHLPKLYPVHWHGGCGPDAAAPGVAMTTRASEELDGGLGSCQAGEDLSALADPCPGKAGEDKARGTPRPADLSSQPHDSPAADGSVDAKPKKMEKESVVKVAPSPGKEKLKTGATPRSAPARKKAQASPPPQPPPPPPLCEELPWGDLSLNKCLVLVSLVALLGSAFQLCRDAVIGKVDVPAPAPEPWVPPSSAQKPREPLPVSPKRAAAAPALAPPAPQAEAKARPEAPGSREAKEEDKKEASKTTGEAQVDRGPKEKTSGREWRKEERPRKEKEERPRKERQRREKEERPRKERPRREERPRTDRELRGALPRRGEAREEGHRPWARDSGDPEPSKRPTWASKRKGQTSSEEEERPDRQKHRTGKGRD; encoded by the exons ATGAAGCAACAGCCCCAGGTTACACAGCAGCAGCCTGGCGTGCTCCAATGGGGGACACTCTGCAGCAGCCTCCTGCTGGCCCCTCCTCCCTTGCTGTCTGCGGTGGCCGGTGCTGATTGGTCCACCCTGCCCCCTCCAGCCACCTGTCCCTGTCTGTCAAGGGGCCACCTCCCCAAGCTCTATCCTGTCCACTGGCATGGTGGCTGtggg CCTGATGCTGCAGCTCCTGGAGTCGCCATGACAACCAGGGCCTCAGAGGAGCTGGATGGAGGCCTGGGCAGCTGCCAGGCTGGGGAGGACCTCTCTGCACTGGCTGACCCCTGCCCAGGCAAGGCCGGGGAGGACAAGGCTAGAG GGACACCCAGGCCGGCCGACCTCAGCAGCCAGCCTCAT GACTCCCCGGCAGCTGATGGCAGTGTGGATGCCAAGCCTAAGAAGATGGAAAAGGAGTCTGTGGTCAAGGTGGCCCCAAGCCCTGGAAAGGAGAAGCTGAAAACTGGAGCAA CGCCCCGCAGCGCCCCCGCGCGGAAGAAGGCGCAGGCCTCACCGCCCCCGCAGCCACCGCCGCCTCCGCCCCTGTGCGAGGAGTTACCCTGGGGAGACTTGTCGCTCAACAAGTGCCTGGTGCTCGTCTCGCTGGTGGCGCTGCTCGGCTCGGCCTTCCAGCTGTGCCGCG ACGCTGTAATCGGCAAGGTGGACGTCCCCGCGCCCGCCCCTGAGCCGTGGGTACCGCCGAGCTCTGCCCAGAAGCCTCGAGAGCCTCTCCCGGTAAGC CCGAAGCGCGCAGCCGCGGCACCCGCACTGGCGCCGCCTGCGCCCCAGGCGGAGGCCAAGGCGAGGCCAGAGGCTCCCGGGAGCCGGGAGGCCAAGGAGGAGGACAAGAAAGAGGCCAGCAAGACCACCGGGGAGGCCCAGGTGGACCGAGGGCCCAAAGAAAAGACGTCTGGACGGGAgtggaggaaggaggagaggccgcggaaggagaaggaggagaggcCACGGAAGGAGAggcagaggagagagaaggaggagaggcCGCGGAAGGAGAGGCCGCGGAGGGAGGAAAGGCCGCGGACCGACAGGGAGCTGAGGGGAGCGCTGCCCCGGCGCGGGGAGGCACGTGAAGAGGGCCATCGGCCGTGGGCGCGGGACTCTGGGGACCCCGAGCCCAGTAAGAGGCCGACGTGGGCCTCCAAGAGGAAGGGACAGACTTCCTCAGAAGAGGAGGAGCGTCCCGACCGCCAGAAGCACCGCACGGGCAAGGGGCGGGACTGA